The Candidatus Methylacidiphilales bacterium DNA window CGCCCGAGCATTCTGTGACATATCCCTCGCTATTTAGCATTATAGACTCTTGCGCGCCACACAGGGTGCCCTCGATCTTTGCCATGATGTTGTTTAAATAATTCAACGACTTAATCGCCGGACTCAGTGCCGCCGGAGAATTACGCCAAGTGGGAACAGTCACAACTTTTAAACCCTCTCTGTAATACTTTTCGGGATAAAGCTCAATACTACCTGCAATAATGATAATCGTAGCTCGCGTGCACTTGTCAGGGCTTAGTCCTAGGTTCCCCACTCCACGGGTCACTACAAGACGTATGTAACCATCTTGCAAATTATTACGGCGGCAACATTCAAGTATCGCTTCCTCAATTTCATTTAACGTTAGCGGAAGCTTCAACATAAGCGCGCGTGCTGAATCTTGCAGACGCAAGAGATGCTCGGTGAGTTGGAAAACTTTTCGGTTATAGACTCGTATACCCTCGAAAACACCATCCCCATAAAGTAATCCGTGATCAAAAACCGAAATCTTCGCATCTTCTTTCGAATAATACTGCCCATCAATGTAAATTTGCATTTCACAAGGGTGGATTAAGGAGCTCCCCTTTCGCAACAGCAATAATTTGAGTCAAGATTAAAAATATAAAAATAAACTAATTCGTGCCCCCTTAAACACACCTCCCAAATCAGCTTCCGGTTGTTGAAGAAAAACCTCACCTCACTCACCCAACCCTCTCCCTCCAAAACTCCGGCACCGGCTGAGGACGCCCTCCAGGCAATTGCACCGTCACCATCACCTGTCGACACCGCGCTATCAACACCCCATCCCCAGGTCGCCAAACCTCAAATTCCAAATAAAACCGCACCCTCTCCACTTCAGAGACACGCCCCCATATCTCCAGCTCATCGGCCAATCGCGCCGGCTTCACATACTCAATCTCCGTGCGCGCCACCACAGGCACTAGCCCACTCCTTGCCATATCCGATAAACGCCATCCCCAAGCCTCTGCCATCTCCGTCCGAGCCTGCTCAATCATCCGCAAATACGCCACATTATGCACTACCCCGGCTGCATCGGTATCGTAATAGTAAACCCGCGTCCTAAACTTAAACACCATACCCTCATACCCTCTATCACCTCACAACTCACCCTCCAAGCCCCAAAAAATTGCTTCAACTTCAAAAAATCACGCTTAACATCCCCCCTACCAGCCTTTGCCAAAACCGTGCATACTCCCACCATCAACACTCCTCCACTTTTCCCATAACGACACCTCCCCCCACGCCATGCCTAACTCCACCACCGCCATCACCCCCACACGCCAAGACGACTTCCCCGAATGGTATCAACAAGTCATCCAAGCCGCCGACCTCGCCGAAAACTCAGAAGTCCGCGGCTGCATGATCATCAAGCCCTACGGCTACGCCATCTGGGAAAACATCCAACGCCTCCTCGATGCCCGCATCAAAGCCACAGGCCACACCAACGCCTACTTCCCCCTCTTCGTCCCCCTCAGCTACCTCCAAAAAGAAGCCGCCCACGTCGAAGGTTTCGCCAAAGAATGCGCCATCGTCACCCACCACCGCCTCGAAGCTGGCTCAGACGGCCAACTCCTCCCCACAGCCAAACTCACCGAGCCCCTCATCATCCGTCCCACATCAGAAACCATCATCGGAGCCGCCTACGCCCGCTGGACCCGTTCCTACCGCGACCTCCCCATCCTCATCAACCAATGGGCTAACGTCGTCCGCTGGGAACTCCGCCCCCGCCTCTTCCTCCGCACAACCGAATTCCTCTGGCAAGAAGGTCACACCGCCCACGAGACCAAAGACGAAGCGATCGCCGAGACGCAAAAAATGCTCCTAGTCTATGAAACCTTCGCCCGCGAAATCCTCGCCATACCCGTCATCCCAGGCGCCAAAACACCCGGCGAACGTTTCCCCGGCGCCCTCGACACCCTCACCATCGAAGCCATGGTGCAAGACCGCAAAGCCGTCCAAACCGGCACCTCCCATTTCCTCGGT harbors:
- the ilvE gene encoding branched-chain-amino-acid transaminase gives rise to the protein MQIYIDGQYYSKEDAKISVFDHGLLYGDGVFEGIRVYNRKVFQLTEHLLRLQDSARALMLKLPLTLNEIEEAILECCRRNNLQDGYIRLVVTRGVGNLGLSPDKCTRATIIIIAGSIELYPEKYYREGLKVVTVPTWRNSPAALSPAIKSLNYLNNIMAKIEGTLCGAQESIMLNSEGYVTECSGDNIFIRKGERIYTPPIYAGALDGITHRVVMELVKQSGSQVEEKMLTRYDLFVADEMFLTGTGAEIVPVVEVDGRIIGDGKPGRLTQSLMAAYREYAHQHGTPF
- a CDS encoding acyl-CoA thioesterase, giving the protein MVFKFRTRVYYYDTDAAGVVHNVAYLRMIEQARTEMAEAWGWRLSDMARSGLVPVVARTEIEYVKPARLADELEIWGRVSEVERVRFYLEFEVWRPGDGVLIARCRQVMVTVQLPGGRPQPVPEFWRERVG
- the proS gene encoding proline--tRNA ligase, which codes for MPKPCILPPSTLLHFSHNDTSPHAMPNSTTAITPTRQDDFPEWYQQVIQAADLAENSEVRGCMIIKPYGYAIWENIQRLLDARIKATGHTNAYFPLFVPLSYLQKEAAHVEGFAKECAIVTHHRLEAGSDGQLLPTAKLTEPLIIRPTSETIIGAAYARWTRSYRDLPILINQWANVVRWELRPRLFLRTTEFLWQEGHTAHETKDEAIAETQKMLLVYETFAREILAIPVIPGAKTPGERFPGALDTLTIEAMVQDRKAVQTGTSHFLGQNFSRAYEIKFLGRDNLEHYAWTTSWGVSTRLIGTLIMTHSDDDGLVLPPRIAPYHLVIIPFTPKEENKTPVIEACRQLTDRLRSIRYHDEPLRVHLDSRDLTGSAKSWEWIKKGVPIRIEIGPRDLAADQATLSRRDRPHKEKISIPLPQLPDTIPPLLDQIQHSLYQKALSFRDTHTHHLTDRREITTFFTPKNPEKPEIHGGFLLTYWGGTPQDEEQIKNDLKITVRCLPHPSYQTNLPPHGTCPFTGKTNAPLAILAKAY